In a genomic window of Methylobacter sp. YRD-M1:
- a CDS encoding ParB/RepB/Spo0J family partition protein, whose amino-acid sequence MTLKKRGLGRGLDALLGDVSAKEEKQQTQTLPIEYMQRGKYQPRKDINPERLQELADSIKAQGIIQPVVVRKIAQEKYEIIAGERRWRAAQLAGLQQVPVVIKEIDDRAAMAIALIENIQREDLNPLEEADALKRLLDEFAMTHQQIADAVGKSRTTITNLLRLMELQPEVKKLLANGQLEMGHARALLSLDGVKQVAAAHKIANEGLTVRAAERLVKDAHAEPKIQKVKVIDKDTLRLQEDLTAKFGAKVFINHKENGTGKLVIAYSSLEELDGILEQIR is encoded by the coding sequence ATGACTTTAAAAAAACGTGGATTAGGTCGGGGTCTGGATGCCTTACTGGGCGATGTTTCCGCTAAAGAGGAAAAGCAACAGACTCAGACGCTGCCAATAGAATATATGCAGCGCGGCAAGTATCAGCCGAGAAAAGATATCAATCCTGAAAGATTACAGGAATTGGCCGACTCTATTAAGGCACAAGGGATAATACAGCCTGTTGTTGTGCGAAAAATTGCCCAGGAAAAATACGAAATCATTGCCGGCGAGCGTCGCTGGCGCGCGGCACAATTGGCAGGCTTGCAGCAGGTGCCTGTGGTGATCAAGGAAATAGATGACCGCGCGGCCATGGCGATTGCGCTGATTGAAAATATTCAAAGAGAGGACCTGAACCCTCTGGAAGAAGCGGACGCGCTAAAAAGGTTATTGGATGAATTTGCCATGACGCATCAGCAAATTGCCGATGCCGTCGGTAAATCGCGGACTACCATCACCAATCTTTTGAGATTGATGGAACTGCAGCCTGAGGTAAAAAAATTATTAGCCAACGGGCAACTGGAAATGGGTCATGCAAGAGCGTTGCTGTCGTTGGATGGCGTCAAGCAGGTCGCAGCAGCTCATAAGATTGCTAATGAAGGTTTGACGGTAAGAGCGGCGGAGCGACTGGTTAAAGATGCTCATGCCGAGCCGAAAATACAAAAGGTCAAGGTTATCGATAAAGATACACTGCGCTTACAGGAAGACTTGACGGCAAAATTTGGCGCGAAGGTATTTATCAACCATAAAGAAAACGGTACCGGCAAGCTGGTCATTGCTTACTCCAGCCTTGAAGAACTGGATGGAATTCTCGAGCAGATCAGATAA
- a CDS encoding ATP synthase subunit I, which produces MTATNEETVGKILSYQILIIIIITAGFAIFGGWQKALSPALGGVAAFIPNLYFALRVRRAAGQEPKKIVRSFYAGESGKLLLTAALFIMIFQIPNIEILPLLAGYVSALSAFWFALIMR; this is translated from the coding sequence ATGACAGCTACAAATGAAGAGACTGTCGGTAAAATCTTAAGTTATCAAATACTGATAATAATAATAATAACAGCCGGGTTTGCAATTTTTGGGGGATGGCAAAAAGCCTTATCGCCTGCCTTGGGCGGAGTGGCAGCTTTTATTCCTAACCTTTATTTTGCGTTGCGGGTTCGAAGAGCCGCAGGGCAGGAGCCTAAAAAGATCGTAAGGTCTTTTTATGCTGGAGAATCGGGAAAGTTATTGTTAACAGCTGCGCTGTTCATCATGATTTTTCAAATCCCAAACATAGAAATATTACCGCTGCTGGCTGGTTATGTATCAGCTTTGTCAGCTTTTTGGTTTGCGCTCATCATGCGCTGA
- the atpB gene encoding F0F1 ATP synthase subunit A, with product MATEAHAAEGATGYIIHHLTPLKVGEGFWTLHLDTLFFSAVLGGLFIWFFKMAAERATTGVPGLVQNFAEMLIEFVDTQVKDSFHGHSKLIAPLALTIFCWVFLWNFMDLFPVDILPLIGSLMGIEYLRVVPSTDLNATFAMSISVFCLIIFYSIKIKGPWGFAKELMFQPFGPWMLPFNLLLKVVEEIAKPISLALRLFGNLYAGELIFILIALLPWFIQPLLSFPWAVFHILIITLQAFIFMVLTIVYLSMAHEDH from the coding sequence ATGGCTACCGAAGCTCATGCCGCCGAAGGTGCAACCGGATATATTATTCACCATTTGACTCCGCTGAAAGTAGGCGAGGGTTTTTGGACATTGCATCTTGATACCTTATTTTTCTCTGCAGTATTGGGTGGTTTGTTCATCTGGTTTTTCAAGATGGCCGCCGAGAGAGCGACGACCGGTGTGCCGGGTCTGGTGCAAAATTTTGCAGAAATGCTGATTGAATTTGTAGACACCCAGGTTAAAGACAGCTTCCACGGTCACAGCAAACTGATTGCGCCGCTGGCATTGACGATATTCTGCTGGGTATTCCTGTGGAACTTCATGGACTTGTTCCCGGTTGATATTCTGCCTTTGATCGGTTCATTGATGGGTATCGAGTATCTGCGCGTCGTTCCTAGTACAGATCTGAATGCGACATTTGCCATGTCGATCTCAGTTTTCTGCTTAATTATCTTCTACAGTATCAAAATAAAAGGCCCCTGGGGCTTTGCCAAGGAATTGATGTTTCAACCTTTCGGACCATGGATGCTGCCGTTTAACCTGCTATTGAAAGTCGTCGAAGAAATAGCAAAACCTATCTCTCTGGCACTTCGTTTGTTCGGTAACCTGTATGCCGGCGAATTGATCTTTATTTTGATTGCCTTGCTGCCCTGGTTTATTCAACCGTTATTGAGTTTCCCATGGGCGGTGTTCCATATTCTGATTATCACACTTCAAGCATTCATATTCATGGTATTGACGATCGTTTACCTGAGTATGGCGCACGAAGACCACTAA
- the atpE gene encoding F0F1 ATP synthase subunit C translates to MEIASLIADVQGMTAVAVGLVLGLGALGTAIGFGLLGGKFLEGAARQPEMVPMLQVKMFIVAGLLDAVTMIGVGLALFFTFANPFLSAVQAAAAG, encoded by the coding sequence ATGGAAATTGCATCTTTAATTGCTGATGTACAAGGTATGACTGCTGTTGCAGTTGGTCTGGTTCTAGGTCTGGGTGCTTTGGGAACCGCTATCGGTTTCGGTCTGCTGGGCGGAAAATTCCTGGAAGGTGCGGCTCGTCAACCAGAAATGGTTCCTATGCTGCAAGTTAAAATGTTCATCGTTGCGGGTCTGTTGGACGCGGTAACCATGATCGGTGTTGGTTTGGCGCTGTTCTTCACATTCGCTAACCCATTCCTGTCTGCTGTACAAGCCGCCGCAGCTGGTTAA
- a CDS encoding F0F1 ATP synthase subunit B gives MSINATLIGQMITFALLVWFTMKYVWPPLFDSLEERKKKIADGLAAAEKGQEEMQLAEKKAKSVLKEAKEQSSEIVNLAQKRANEIVEESKEIAKKEGERMIQAAQAQIEQEMQQAKEGLRQEVAALAVSVAEQILNAEVDKAKHQDIISKVSNQLG, from the coding sequence GTGAGTATCAATGCTACTCTGATTGGGCAAATGATTACATTTGCACTTCTGGTATGGTTTACCATGAAGTACGTATGGCCACCTTTATTTGACTCTTTAGAAGAACGTAAAAAGAAAATCGCTGACGGTTTGGCTGCGGCTGAAAAAGGTCAGGAAGAAATGCAACTGGCTGAGAAAAAAGCCAAGAGCGTTTTAAAAGAAGCTAAAGAACAATCCTCTGAGATTGTTAATCTCGCTCAGAAACGCGCCAATGAAATTGTTGAAGAATCAAAAGAAATCGCTAAAAAAGAAGGCGAACGTATGATTCAAGCAGCTCAGGCGCAAATTGAGCAAGAAATGCAGCAGGCTAAAGAAGGTTTGCGTCAAGAAGTGGCGGCTTTGGCGGTGAGCGTAGCAGAACAGATTCTGAATGCGGAAGTCGATAAAGCCAAACACCAAGACATCATAAGCAAAGTCTCTAATCAACTAGGTTAA
- a CDS encoding F0F1 ATP synthase subunit delta, with product MSELATLARPYAAAVFKRAKETKSTAKWSQSLAFMSAVLSDKEISVVVDNPKVTKERLSALMLDICQGQVDGESANFLKLLVQNNRLTLLPFIAEIFEAYKAEDEGYIDVEVITAYPFSKEEKQKFASKLEKTLSKKVHMNATVDKSLIGGVLVRAGDRVIDGSIKGQLQQLAKRL from the coding sequence ATGAGCGAACTGGCAACATTGGCAAGGCCTTACGCAGCGGCAGTTTTTAAAAGAGCCAAAGAAACTAAGAGCACGGCAAAGTGGTCGCAAAGTTTGGCATTTATGTCAGCTGTCCTGAGTGATAAAGAAATTTCTGTTGTAGTAGATAACCCTAAAGTAACTAAAGAAAGGTTATCAGCGCTGATGCTTGATATCTGCCAGGGACAAGTTGATGGAGAGAGTGCGAATTTTCTGAAATTGCTTGTTCAAAACAATCGATTGACTTTACTGCCTTTCATCGCGGAAATTTTTGAAGCGTATAAAGCGGAAGATGAAGGTTACATCGATGTCGAAGTAATCACTGCTTATCCATTCTCCAAGGAAGAAAAGCAGAAGTTTGCTTCAAAACTGGAAAAGACACTGAGCAAAAAAGTTCATATGAACGCAACCGTGGATAAATCCTTGATCGGCGGCGTTCTGGTGCGAGCAGGCGACAGAGTAATTGACGGATCTATCAAAGGCCAGCTTCAACAATTAGCAAAAAGGCTCTAA
- the atpA gene encoding F0F1 ATP synthase subunit alpha, translating into MQLNPSEISDLIKKKIENFDLSAEAHTEGTVVSLTDGIVRVHGLSEAMQGEMLEFPGNTYGMALNLERDSVGAVVLGSYQHISEGDTVKCTGRILEVPVGEALLGRVVDALGNPIDGKGAIETTESSPIEKIAPGVIARQSVDQPVQIGLKSIDAMIPVGRGQRELIIGDRQTGKTAIAVDAIINQKGTGIKCIYVAIGQKRSSIANVVRKLEEHGAMEHTIIVAASASESAALQFIAPYTGCSMGEYFRDRGEDALIIYDDLTKQAWAYRQVSLLLRRPPGREAYPGDVFYLHSRLLERAARINADEVEKLTGGKVKGKTGSLTALPIIETQGGDVSAFVPTNVISITDGQIFLETDLFNSGIRPAVNAGLSVSRVGGAAQTKIIKKLGGGIRLDLAQYRELAAFAQFASDLDESTRKQIERGQRVTELMKQNQYSPMSVAQMAVSLFAANEGFLDNVEVNKVLDFEAALQSYMKSEHAELMNTINATGDFNDEIRQGMLTAIQTFIKTHSW; encoded by the coding sequence ATGCAATTAAACCCATCTGAAATAAGTGATCTGATTAAAAAGAAGATCGAAAACTTCGACCTGAGCGCCGAAGCCCATACAGAAGGTACTGTAGTTAGCTTGACTGACGGTATTGTAAGAGTACATGGTCTTTCCGAAGCTATGCAGGGCGAGATGCTGGAATTCCCTGGCAATACCTACGGGATGGCGCTTAACCTTGAAAGAGACTCAGTCGGTGCGGTGGTATTAGGTTCATACCAACACATCTCTGAAGGCGATACCGTAAAATGTACCGGTAGAATTCTGGAAGTACCAGTCGGTGAAGCGCTTCTGGGCCGCGTTGTTGATGCGCTTGGCAATCCTATCGATGGCAAAGGCGCTATCGAAACCACAGAATCGTCGCCCATTGAAAAAATCGCTCCAGGCGTTATTGCGCGTCAATCAGTTGATCAGCCCGTCCAAATCGGTTTGAAATCAATTGATGCGATGATTCCTGTCGGTCGCGGCCAGCGTGAGTTGATCATCGGTGACAGACAGACCGGTAAAACCGCCATTGCAGTTGATGCGATCATCAACCAAAAAGGCACCGGCATCAAATGTATTTATGTTGCTATCGGCCAAAAACGTTCGTCCATTGCTAACGTTGTACGCAAATTGGAAGAGCATGGCGCGATGGAACACACCATTATCGTTGCCGCATCTGCTTCTGAATCCGCAGCGTTGCAATTCATCGCGCCTTACACCGGTTGCTCCATGGGGGAATACTTCAGAGACCGCGGTGAAGATGCGCTGATTATTTATGACGACTTGACCAAACAAGCCTGGGCTTATCGCCAAGTGTCCTTGTTGCTGCGTCGTCCACCAGGACGTGAAGCTTATCCTGGCGACGTGTTCTACCTGCACTCTCGTTTGCTGGAAAGAGCGGCACGAATCAATGCTGACGAAGTTGAAAAACTGACTGGCGGCAAAGTGAAAGGTAAAACCGGTTCATTGACAGCTTTGCCTATCATCGAAACCCAAGGCGGCGACGTATCGGCGTTCGTACCAACCAACGTAATTTCCATTACCGACGGTCAGATCTTCCTCGAAACCGACTTGTTCAACTCAGGTATTCGTCCTGCGGTTAACGCCGGTTTATCGGTATCGCGGGTAGGTGGTGCGGCACAGACCAAGATCATCAAGAAATTGGGCGGCGGTATCCGTCTTGACTTGGCTCAATACCGTGAGCTGGCGGCTTTCGCTCAGTTTGCATCGGATCTGGATGAAAGCACTCGTAAACAAATTGAACGCGGCCAACGCGTGACTGAGTTGATGAAGCAAAACCAGTATTCACCTATGTCAGTCGCACAGATGGCGGTTTCACTGTTTGCTGCCAACGAAGGTTTCCTGGATAACGTGGAAGTCAATAAAGTTCTTGATTTTGAAGCGGCTTTACAGTCGTACATGAAGTCAGAACATGCTGAATTAATGAACACCATTAATGCAACAGGCGATTTTAACGATGAAATCAGGCAGGGCATGCTGACTGCCATTCAAACTTTCATCAAAACTCATAGTTGGTAA
- the atpG gene encoding F0F1 ATP synthase subunit gamma has translation MAVGKEIRTKIASIKNTQKITRAMEMVAASKMRKTKDRMQATRPYSQKIGRIIKHLAHANPEYKHPFLVKREVKRVGIIVISSDRGLCGGLNSNLFRKTLAQLSQWDKANIDVDVCTIGTKAAGFFGNLKPNMVGQVSKLGDTPHLQDIVGIIKIMLDAYEQGTIDELYVVYNEFVNTMTQRPTVEKLLPVVAEEIEESLSGHWDYIYEPDAKEVLDHLLTRYIESIVYQGLVENNACEQAARMVAMKSASDNAGNLIGELQLVYNKARQAAITQEISEIVAGAAAV, from the coding sequence ATGGCTGTTGGTAAAGAAATACGCACAAAGATCGCGAGTATCAAGAATACTCAGAAGATCACTCGGGCAATGGAGATGGTTGCGGCGAGTAAAATGCGTAAAACAAAAGACAGAATGCAGGCAACACGTCCATATTCCCAAAAAATCGGCCGGATTATCAAACATCTGGCCCATGCCAATCCGGAATATAAACACCCTTTTCTCGTTAAACGCGAGGTTAAACGGGTCGGGATCATTGTAATAAGCTCTGACAGGGGCCTGTGCGGCGGTCTGAATTCAAACTTGTTCAGAAAAACGTTGGCACAGTTATCGCAATGGGACAAAGCAAATATTGATGTAGACGTTTGTACGATTGGCACAAAGGCTGCCGGCTTTTTTGGCAATCTGAAACCGAACATGGTTGGCCAGGTTTCCAAACTGGGTGACACTCCGCACCTGCAGGACATCGTCGGCATCATTAAAATCATGTTGGATGCCTATGAGCAAGGCACGATCGATGAGTTGTATGTCGTATACAATGAATTCGTGAATACCATGACTCAAAGACCAACTGTTGAAAAGTTGCTTCCTGTAGTAGCTGAAGAGATCGAAGAAAGCCTGAGCGGTCATTGGGATTATATTTATGAACCCGATGCCAAGGAAGTTCTGGATCACTTGCTGACCCGTTATATCGAGTCGATCGTCTACCAAGGCCTGGTTGAAAACAATGCCTGTGAGCAGGCTGCCAGAATGGTCGCCATGAAGAGCGCTTCGGATAACGCCGGAAATCTCATCGGTGAACTGCAACTGGTTTACAACAAAGCCAGACAGGCCGCTATCACGCAGGAAATTTCAGAAATTGTTGCCGGTGCCGCAGCTGTTTAA
- the atpD gene encoding F0F1 ATP synthase subunit beta, translating into MSSGKIVQIIGAVVDVEFPREALPKVYDALNVEGKDLVLEVQQQLGDGVVRSIAMGSTDGLSRGLAVSNTNAPISVPVGQETLGRIMNVLGQPIDEKGPIGEKQKWGIHRSAPSYDQQAAANELLETGIKVIDLVCPFSKGGKVGLFGGAGVGKTVNMMELIRNIAIEHSGYSVFAGVGERTREGNDFYHEMTDSNVIDKVSLVYGQMNEPPGNRLRVALTGLTMAEYFRDEGRDVLFFVDNIYRYTLAGTEVSALLGRMPSAVGYQPTLAEEMGVLQERITSTKTGSITSIQAVYVPADDLTDPSPATTFAHLDATVVLSRQIAELGIYPAIDPLDSTSRQLDPLVIGQEHYDVARKVQGTLQRYKELRDIIAILGMDELSEEDKLTVARARKIQRFLSQPFFVAEVFTGSPGKYVSLKDTIAGFKGIINGEYDHIPEQAFYMVGTIDEALEKAKGMK; encoded by the coding sequence ATGAGTTCGGGTAAAATCGTTCAGATTATTGGTGCGGTTGTTGACGTGGAATTCCCGCGTGAAGCGCTGCCCAAAGTATATGATGCATTAAATGTAGAAGGAAAAGACCTGGTATTGGAAGTACAGCAGCAGTTGGGTGACGGTGTAGTCAGATCGATTGCGATGGGTAGCACCGATGGCTTAAGCAGAGGCTTGGCCGTTAGCAATACCAATGCACCTATTTCCGTACCGGTCGGACAGGAAACCTTAGGTCGTATCATGAACGTCCTGGGTCAGCCTATCGATGAAAAAGGCCCTATCGGCGAAAAACAAAAATGGGGCATCCATCGCAGTGCACCATCTTATGATCAGCAAGCGGCTGCCAACGAATTGCTGGAAACCGGCATCAAGGTTATCGACCTGGTCTGCCCATTCAGCAAAGGCGGTAAAGTCGGATTGTTCGGCGGTGCGGGCGTAGGCAAGACCGTTAACATGATGGAACTGATCCGTAACATCGCGATCGAGCACAGCGGTTATTCCGTATTTGCCGGTGTAGGCGAGCGTACGCGTGAAGGAAACGACTTCTATCACGAAATGACCGATTCCAACGTTATCGACAAAGTATCGCTGGTTTACGGTCAGATGAATGAGCCGCCTGGAAACAGATTGCGCGTGGCATTGACCGGTTTGACCATGGCGGAATATTTCCGTGACGAAGGTCGTGACGTTCTGTTCTTCGTCGACAACATTTACCGTTATACCCTGGCGGGTACCGAGGTATCGGCATTGTTAGGCCGTATGCCTTCTGCGGTAGGTTATCAGCCTACGCTGGCGGAAGAGATGGGTGTGTTGCAGGAACGTATTACCTCAACAAAAACCGGCTCTATTACTTCTATCCAGGCCGTTTACGTACCAGCGGATGACTTGACTGACCCGTCGCCTGCAACGACTTTCGCGCATTTGGATGCGACCGTCGTATTGTCTCGTCAGATTGCCGAGTTGGGTATTTATCCTGCGATCGACCCTCTGGATTCAACCAGCCGTCAGCTTGATCCGTTGGTTATCGGACAGGAACACTATGACGTGGCGCGTAAAGTTCAAGGTACTCTGCAACGCTATAAAGAGTTGAGAGATATTATCGCGATCCTGGGTATGGATGAACTGTCAGAAGAAGACAAGCTGACTGTGGCTAGAGCGCGTAAAATCCAGCGTTTCCTGTCTCAGCCTTTCTTCGTTGCCGAGGTATTTACCGGTTCACCGGGCAAGTATGTTTCACTGAAAGATACTATTGCCGGCTTCAAAGGTATTATTAACGGCGAATACGATCATATTCCTGAACAGGCTTTCTACATGGTCGGCACCATTGACGAAGCGCTTGAAAAAGCCAAAGGCATGAAGTAA
- a CDS encoding F0F1 ATP synthase subunit epsilon → MTMTVHVDIVSAEKEIFSGLAEMVFAPAELGEVGITPRHAPLISRLKPGEVRVKVSDKESYPFYVSGGILEVQPHVVTILADTAIRAKDIDEAAALEAKHRAEEALADKSSKIDYATAQAQLLEAMMQLRTLDRLRKRGG, encoded by the coding sequence ATGACCATGACCGTACATGTAGACATCGTAAGTGCAGAAAAGGAGATATTTTCCGGATTAGCGGAAATGGTATTCGCTCCGGCTGAACTTGGCGAAGTGGGTATTACCCCACGTCATGCTCCATTAATATCAAGACTGAAGCCCGGCGAAGTGCGGGTTAAAGTGAGCGATAAGGAAAGTTATCCGTTCTATGTATCAGGCGGCATTCTGGAAGTGCAGCCTCATGTGGTTACCATTCTGGCTGATACGGCAATTAGAGCGAAAGATATTGATGAAGCGGCCGCCCTGGAAGCCAAACATAGAGCAGAAGAAGCTCTGGCTGACAAATCCAGCAAGATTGATTATGCAACAGCCCAGGCGCAATTGCTTGAAGCTATGATGCAGTTGAGAACACTGGACAGGCTGAGAAAGCGCGGCGGATAA